The genome window AACGCCCCTTGGCAGGCATTCACATTGGGCTGGTTCATGTAATACTCCTGCGCATTGGCGGTCAGCGCTGCAGCGGTCAAGCCAACTGCGATCCAGCTTCGCAACATCATTCGGCGTGTGGTGTTGATCATCGTAGTACCGTCACATGGCCGGTGTATTCCGACTTGTCCTGCAGGGTGAGCACATAATAGTACGTGCCATCGGGCAGGTCATCGGCCTTCCACGTGTTCCTGTAATTGGTTGCTTCGTAAACCTTCTGGCCCCAGCGATTGAAGACCGTGAGGTTGTTCACCCAGAACTCGATGTTGTCGATCACGAAGAAATCGTTCTGGCGGTCGCCATTCGGCGAAATCACGTTGGGGATGGTGATGTCGGGCGGGTAGATGTCGAAGCGCTGCATTATCGTATCGGTGCACCCGAAGGCGTTGGTCACAATGAGCGTGACCCAGTACTGGCCTGGGTCGCCATAGGTCCATGCGGGCGACTGCTCATCGCTGCCGTTGCCCGAAGGATCGAAGGTCCACTGCCAATCCGTGATGGCGCTTCCTTGCCCGTTGCTCAGGTCGGTGAATTGCACGGTAGTGCCAGTGGGCTGCGGTGAATCCGGTTCGGTGCCGAAATCTGCTACCGGGTCGTTCGCCACGGTCACTGCATAAGGCGCCGAGGTGCCTGTGCATCCGTTGGCATCGGTCACAGTGACGGTAACCGAACCGCTGCCGCTCTGCGCGGTGCTTGCCGTGCTGCCGGTGCTCCAGTTGTAGCTCTGGAATGGCTGGGTGGTAGCGAGCAGGACCGGAGTGCCGCCGCAGCTGAAGTTCGGTCCTGTGATCACCGGCGCGGGGTTCGGCACCTGCGTTACGGTGAAGGTGTTGGAGAAAGTGGTGCAGGGCCCTATGCTGGCTGCCACGAAATAGGTTCCTGCTTGCACGCTGATGGATTGGCCGACCGCGTTGTTGTTCCAGGTGTAAGTCTCGAAGCCGGGTGTGGCGCTGATGTTCACGATGCCTCCTTCGCAGAGCTGCGCCGGACCGGTGATCGAAACCGGCGGCAGCACGATCTCCTGCACGGTGACCTGCGATTCATAGATGCAATTCAGGAATTGCGCGGTGATGCTGTACGAACCAGCGGTGACCGTGATCGACTCATCGAAGGCTCCGGTGCTCCATTGGATCAGGTCGTAGAGCGAGCCATTCACGCTCAGCGTGGTGTTGGCGCCTTCGCAGTATTGCAGTGCGCCGGTGATCGCGGGTGGGCCCGGGTCCTGCTCAACCACGGTAAAGGGTGCGGAAACATTCACGCAGCCTTGGTAGTAGCCTGTCACCGTGTAGGTTCCTCCCCCAACGAAAACGGTCTGATCGGTCTCGCCGGTGCTCCATAAGAGACTGTCGTAGCCGAATGAGGCCGTGAGGTCGGGGAGCGGCTCACCGCAATAGAGGTCAGGACCCGAGATGGAGAGCTCAGGTGCGTTCACGATGGAGACCGTGAATGGCGGAGATGTGAGCTGGCAAAGACCGTTGCCGCCCGTCACGGTGAAGGTGCCGGGCTGATTCACGGTAATCGAAGGACCGCTCTGGCCGTTGCTCCAAACAAAGTTCGAGAAGGGGCCGGTGGCCGTGAGTGTAGTGCTCTGCCCTGCGCAGATGGCCGCGGGCCCGACGATCGCTGGGGGGCTCGAGGGCGCTGGCGTCACTTCGATCACGATATCGATGATGGAACTGAGATTCGGAGTGCCATCGTCGGTACCGGTGAAGGTGACCGTGTGAAAGCCGATCTCACCTGCCGTGGGCGTGAACTGCCCGGTGACAGAAGCCACGATTCCGCTGGTGTTGGAAATCTCCGTCCATGAGCTGATGGTGGGCGCACTGGAGGTGGCCACCGTGGTCTGGTTATTCTCGGGTGAGAGAAAGGTGAGTTCAAGGTCTGCGGTCTGGCCCACGCAGGCACGCAGCGTATCGCAGAGGTAAAGGCCAGCGGCGATGGGCGGGATGTTCTGCGTGCTGGTGACCGTGGTGAACACGAAATTCTTGAAGTCGAGCCAACTGATGCCATCCGGGACACCGAACGGTCCGTCGTAATCACTGCCTGCGTGATCGAAACGACCGAACTGGATGAAGTCCGTGCCATTGCCGCGGTTCGCGCCAACGGTTGCTGGAATGCCGCCGAAACCGCCGACGCCTTGAGATGCGCTGCCGGTGGTCCACTGCATGTCCTTATAGCAGAAACTCACGTTCTTCCCAATGCCGACCACCGGATCATTGCCATCGGTGATGATCACCTGGAACCAATTCCGCTTATCGGTCTGTTGGTTGAAATAGCCCACGCCCACCCAGTTCACGTACATGGCCGTGGGTGTGATCTTGTACCAGACCTGCCCGCCATTCCCTCGGGTATCCACATCCGCCCAGAAGGGCGCTACCATCCGGTTGTTCGCGTTGGGGAAAGCCGTGGCGCTGAATGTGCCGAATGCTTGCAGGAATGAGATGTTGCCGTTGTTGTTGATGAAGCAGGAAGTGTACGTGTCTCCGTACAGGTTGAAGGTGAAGGGAAGCGGCAGGTTGCCGGTGGATCCATCGTCGTTCGGCGCCATGGCCAATGTGTAACTGGCGTCCGGCTCAATCCAGCAATTGCAATCGTCTGGGCCGCCACCACGCTCTTCGCCACCGCTTGGTGGTACCAGATCGCTTTCTGGAGCAGGGGTGCTAGGCATGGCGCCCGGAGCCAGCGTGCCCGCAAGCTTGGCGGCATGGTAATCTGCTGCGCCCATGATCAATGGGCCCTGGGAATGAGCACTTGCGCAAATCAGAAAAGCTGCCAGGGCAAGGAGTCGGGTGCGCGCCATCATCCAGTCGGATATTAAATCCTCGCCTTTCCGCGAAGGGCCGACAAACTTACGCAGCGCATCCGGCTGATTCTCAATTAGTGCTGCCGCGGTTCAGCCACACCACTTTGCCATCGGCCACCACGCGGCCTCCGAGTGTTATTGCCTCCACCGCAACGAGGTACATGCCATCGTCGCAATTAATGCCCTGCCACTCATCATCGATGCTGGCCGAGCTGAACACGAGCTGGTTGTTCTTCATGCTATACACGCGCACCAGCACGCTGCTGAAGCCCTGCCGTGGCAGGATACGGTAGGTGTCGTTAATGCCATCGCCATTCGGGGTGAAGGTGTTGGGCATGAATAGCTTGGTAGCTTCCTCATCCACAGGCATTTCGGTCGTTGAGCCCGACCCCGTTGACGGCTGTTCCGCCTGTTGCTCGGGTATGGAAGGCTGTTCGGTTGGCGCTGGCTCATAAGCCAGTACTTCGAGCATGGTCTGTACCGTGAGCCCTTCGATGATCTGCTCGACCACCTCGACCTTTTCCTCCGCGGGTGGGGCTTGTACCGGGGTCGAAGAGGCGCTGGTCAAAAGAGCGGGACCCGCCCCATTCTCGGGAAGGACAGGGTTGCGGGCAGCGGTGGGCGCCGCGACCGGTGCCATAGAGGCTTCGACAACCGGTTCCGCGATGAGATTCTCAAAGACCGGTTCCGTTGCAGGATGTCCCTGCTCTTCGACTGTCATTGTATCAGCAATGGCGGCTTCAGGCTTGCCTCCATTAAGCGCGATGACGAGTGCGCCAATGGCCACGACCCCTGCAATGCCCGCCGCCATCCATCCAAAGGAGCTTGCCCAGCCGCCTCCGGCCACTGGATGCCCGAGTTGGCTGCTGATGCCGTTCCAAATGCTCGGATCAACGGCCGACTCGTGATTCTGGAACCGTTCGCGGAACAGGTCATTCACAGGGTCCGAAACAGGTGCGGCGGTAAGCAGCTTGGCCTCGATCACGGCCCACGTGCCGGGATCCACCGGTGCCTCGTGGCCCTGGAATCGCTCGTGGAACAGGTCGTTCAGGCTATTCTTCATGGTCGTTAGCATAGGGTGCGCCCACTTCTTTGGGCAGCAGCTTGCGCAGATAGGCCCGCGCTTTCATGAATTGCGACTTGCTCGTGTTCTCAGAGATGCCCAGCTGCTCCGCGATCTCCTTGTGCGCGAAGCCTTCAATCGCAAAAAGGTTGAACACCGTGCGGTATCCGGGCGGAAGAGCTTGAATCAGCTCCATCAGCTCGTCCGTGGTCATGGTGGTGAGCACTTGCTCATCTGCTTGGTGAAGGTGCTCGGCCTCGGTGAGGTCCACGCTGTGGTCGTACGGCTTGTTGCGCCGAATATGGTCCAAGGCCGTATTCACCATGGTCCGCGCGATCCAGCCGCCCAAGGGGCCGTCGCCTCGGTAGTGGTCCATCTTCTGGAACACCTTCACGAAGCCGTCCTGGAGCATGTCCTGGGCCTGTTCACGGTTGCCGGCATAACGCATGCAAATGCTCATCATCTTCCTGGCATAGGCCTTATAAAGAGCCTTCTGCGCAATCGGGTCGCCATTGATGCATCCGGAAACGAGTTGTTCATCCGTCATGGCGGTCCGTGTTCTATGATTCGGGTCTGGCAACGGAAGTTGCCTGAGCGCGGCCCTCTCCGCTAAGACACTCGCAAGGCGGTCCGCTCCTATCGAATCAGGGTCACCGATCCTGAGATCTCCACCTTGTCGCGCGACCCTGCCGGCCAAGCCTCCAGATGCCAGACATAAACCCCCAAGGGCATGGCTGCCCCGGCCGTGCCAAAGGTGCCATCCCAGCCTTCGCCCGAGGTGGTGCTGTAGAGTTGGCGCCCCCACCGATCGAATACCTGAAACCGACTGAGCCCCAGCTCCATCCCCATCATGTAGGGAAAGTACTTGTCATTCAGGCCATCGCCATCGGGCGTGAAGGCAGTTGCGGCTAAAAGACCAACGGGCTTCATGGGCAGCGCTGGAAGCACCCCAAGGTCATCCACCTCCGCATTGCTCCCCACCTCAACCATGGTTTCAGCTCCAAGCACCTGACGATCAGCTTCCACCCGGATCAGGCTCGGATGAGCGTCGTTGCCATTCTGAGCCAACGCGCTCAGGGCGAAGGCCAGGGTCGAAAGAGCCGCGATTCGGGGGAGCGTATGATGGCGCATGCGTGATGGGGTGTAAGCTGCTTCAATTATGGATGGCCAGGACGCGCAATGGTTGCTTGTCGTCGGCTTCGAGCCACCTAAGGTAGCGCCTTCCCCGCACAGCGCAAGCCATTGGGGTACATTCGCGCGCCCTTACAACGCCCTCCCCGACCGGATTCATGGAACACATCCGCAACTTCTGCATCATCGCCCACATCGACCACGGAAAGAGCACCCTGGCCGACCGCCTCTTGCAGATGACCGGCACCATCGCCGATCGCGATATGCAAGCGCAGGCCCTTGACGATATGGACCTGGAGCGCGAGCGCGGGATCACCATTAAGAGCAAGGCGATCCAGATGGACTACACCCTCAATGGGAAGAAGTACGTCCTGAACCTGATCGACACCCCCGGCCATGTGGATTTCAGCTACGAAGTGAGCCGCAGCATCGCCGCCTGCGAAGGCGCGCTGCTCATCGTGGACGCCACCCAAGGCATACAGGCGCAGACCATCAGCAACCTCTACCTGGCGTTGGAGCACGACCTGGAGATCATCCCCATCCTTAACAAGATGGACCTCGCGAGCGCGAACCCCGAAGAGGTGAAGGACCAGATCGTGGACCTGTTAGGCTGCAAGCGCGAAGAGATCATGGCGGCCAGCGGCAAGACCGGCCTCGGCGTGGATAAGGTACTCGAGGAAATCGTGCATCGCATCCCCGCTCCGAAAGGCGACCCGAACGCACCGCTGCAGGCACTCATCTTCGACAGCGTCTTCAATCCCTTCCGCGGCATCATCGCCTACTTCCGCGTGAAGAACGGCACCATCCGCAAGGGCGACCAGGTGAAGTTCTTCAACACCGGGGTCGAATACGGCGCCGACGAGGTGGGCTGCTTGAAAATGGAGATCCAGCCCCGCCCCGATGTGAAGGCGGGCGATGTGGGCTACATCATCAGCGGCATCAAGACCGCCAGCGAGGTGAAGGTGGGCGATACGATCACGCACCGTGATCGCCCATGCGCCGAGGCCATACACGGGTTCGAGGAAGTGAAGCCCATGGTTTGGGCGGGCATCTTCCCCGTGGATACGGACGACTATGAGGAGATGCGTGATGCCATGGAGAAGCTCCAGCTCAACGACGCCAGCCTGACCTGGACGCCCGAGAGCAGCGCAGCGCTCGGATTCGGGTTCCGCTGCGGCTTCCTAGGCCTGCTGCACATGGAGATCATCCAGGAGCGGCTGCAGCGCGA of Flavobacteriales bacterium contains these proteins:
- a CDS encoding gliding motility-associated C-terminal domain-containing protein yields the protein MGAADYHAAKLAGTLAPGAMPSTPAPESDLVPPSGGEERGGGPDDCNCWIEPDASYTLAMAPNDDGSTGNLPLPFTFNLYGDTYTSCFINNNGNISFLQAFGTFSATAFPNANNRMVAPFWADVDTRGNGGQVWYKITPTAMYVNWVGVGYFNQQTDKRNWFQVIITDGNDPVVGIGKNVSFCYKDMQWTTGSASQGVGGFGGIPATVGANRGNGTDFIQFGRFDHAGSDYDGPFGVPDGISWLDFKNFVFTTVTSTQNIPPIAAGLYLCDTLRACVGQTADLELTFLSPENNQTTVATSSAPTISSWTEISNTSGIVASVTGQFTPTAGEIGFHTVTFTGTDDGTPNLSSIIDIVIEVTPAPSSPPAIVGPAAICAGQSTTLTATGPFSNFVWSNGQSGPSITVNQPGTFTVTGGNGLCQLTSPPFTVSIVNAPELSISGPDLYCGEPLPDLTASFGYDSLLWSTGETDQTVFVGGGTYTVTGYYQGCVNVSAPFTVVEQDPGPPAITGALQYCEGANTTLSVNGSLYDLIQWSTGAFDESITVTAGSYSITAQFLNCIYESQVTVQEIVLPPVSITGPAQLCEGGIVNISATPGFETYTWNNNAVGQSISVQAGTYFVAASIGPCTTFSNTFTVTQVPNPAPVITGPNFSCGGTPVLLATTQPFQSYNWSTGSTASTAQSGSGSVTVTVTDANGCTGTSAPYAVTVANDPVADFGTEPDSPQPTGTTVQFTDLSNGQGSAITDWQWTFDPSGNGSDEQSPAWTYGDPGQYWVTLIVTNAFGCTDTIMQRFDIYPPDITIPNVISPNGDRQNDFFVIDNIEFWVNNLTVFNRWGQKVYEATNYRNTWKADDLPDGTYYYVLTLQDKSEYTGHVTVLR
- a CDS encoding gliding motility-associated C-terminal domain-containing protein — protein: MRHHTLPRIAALSTLAFALSALAQNGNDAHPSLIRVEADRQVLGAETMVEVGSNAEVDDLGVLPALPMKPVGLLAATAFTPDGDGLNDKYFPYMMGMELGLSRFQVFDRWGRQLYSTTSGEGWDGTFGTAGAAMPLGVYVWHLEAWPAGSRDKVEISGSVTLIR
- a CDS encoding gliding motility-associated C-terminal domain-containing protein — translated: MKNSLNDLFHERFQGHEAPVDPGTWAVIEAKLLTAAPVSDPVNDLFRERFQNHESAVDPSIWNGISSQLGHPVAGGGWASSFGWMAAGIAGVVAIGALVIALNGGKPEAAIADTMTVEEQGHPATEPVFENLIAEPVVEASMAPVAAPTAARNPVLPENGAGPALLTSASSTPVQAPPAEEKVEVVEQIIEGLTVQTMLEVLAYEPAPTEQPSIPEQQAEQPSTGSGSTTEMPVDEEATKLFMPNTFTPNGDGINDTYRILPRQGFSSVLVRVYSMKNNQLVFSSASIDDEWQGINCDDGMYLVAVEAITLGGRVVADGKVVWLNRGSTN
- a CDS encoding sigma-70 family RNA polymerase sigma factor, yielding MTDEQLVSGCINGDPIAQKALYKAYARKMMSICMRYAGNREQAQDMLQDGFVKVFQKMDHYRGDGPLGGWIARTMVNTALDHIRRNKPYDHSVDLTEAEHLHQADEQVLTTMTTDELMELIQALPPGYRTVFNLFAIEGFAHKEIAEQLGISENTSKSQFMKARAYLRKLLPKEVGAPYANDHEE
- the lepA gene encoding elongation factor 4, producing MEHIRNFCIIAHIDHGKSTLADRLLQMTGTIADRDMQAQALDDMDLERERGITIKSKAIQMDYTLNGKKYVLNLIDTPGHVDFSYEVSRSIAACEGALLIVDATQGIQAQTISNLYLALEHDLEIIPILNKMDLASANPEEVKDQIVDLLGCKREEIMAASGKTGLGVDKVLEEIVHRIPAPKGDPNAPLQALIFDSVFNPFRGIIAYFRVKNGTIRKGDQVKFFNTGVEYGADEVGCLKMEIQPRPDVKAGDVGYIISGIKTASEVKVGDTITHRDRPCAEAIHGFEEVKPMVWAGIFPVDTDDYEEMRDAMEKLQLNDASLTWTPESSAALGFGFRCGFLGLLHMEIIQERLQREFNMSVITTVPNVGYVITKTNGEVFEIHNPSELPDVMHIEKIEEPYIKAQVITKAEYTGAIMTLCIEKRGILTGQNYLTTDRVELSFELPLGEVVFDFYDKLKSISRGYASFDYHPVGLKESDLIKLDILLNSERVDALSALIHRDHAHELGKKMCSKLKELLPRQQFDIPIQAAIGAKIVARETVKALRKDVTAKCYGGDISRKRKLLEKQKEGKKKMKQIGTVEVPQQAFLAVLKLD